A section of the Stenotrophomonas acidaminiphila genome encodes:
- a CDS encoding endonuclease III has protein sequence MNGAEVREMFTRLRELNPHPTTELEYRTPFELLVAVTLSAQATDVGVNKATRKLFPVANTAQAILALGEEGLKPYISTIGLYNAKAKNVIAACAILVEKYGGEVPADRAALEALPGVGRKTANVVLNTAFGEPTMAVDTHIFRVSNRTGLAPGKDVRAVEDGLLKVIPAEFLQDAHHWLILHGRYVCKARKPDCPQCVIRDLCHFKDKTVA, from the coding sequence ATGAACGGCGCGGAAGTGCGTGAGATGTTCACCCGACTGCGCGAACTGAATCCGCACCCGACCACCGAGCTGGAATACCGCACGCCGTTCGAGCTGCTGGTGGCGGTGACGCTGTCGGCGCAGGCCACCGATGTCGGGGTGAACAAGGCCACCCGCAAGTTGTTTCCGGTGGCCAACACCGCACAGGCGATCCTCGCGCTGGGCGAGGAAGGACTGAAGCCCTACATCTCCACCATCGGCCTGTACAACGCCAAGGCGAAGAACGTGATCGCCGCCTGCGCGATCCTGGTGGAGAAGTACGGCGGCGAGGTGCCCGCCGACCGCGCCGCGCTGGAAGCGCTGCCCGGGGTTGGCCGCAAGACCGCCAACGTGGTGCTCAATACCGCTTTCGGCGAACCGACGATGGCGGTGGACACGCATATCTTCCGCGTGTCCAACCGCACCGGGCTGGCGCCGGGCAAGGACGTGCGCGCGGTGGAGGACGGGCTGCTGAAGGTGATCCCGGCGGAGTTCCTGCAGGATGCGCATCATTGGTTGATCCTGCATGGACGCTATGTGTGCAAGGCGCGCAAACCGGACTGCCCGCAATGCGTGATCCGCGACCTGTGCCATTTCAAGGACAAGACCGTCGCCTGA
- a CDS encoding enoyl-CoA hydratase, whose protein sequence is MSDAPVSINTRDGVRTITVQRPEKLNALNRQTLEALDAAFADAATAADVRVVVLTGAGPKAFVAGADIAEMNGLSAVQGRDFSLLGQRLMRRIERLPRPVIAMVNGFALGGGLELAMACHLRIAADSARLGQPEINLGLIPGFGGTQRLLRLAGRAATLELCLLGAPIDAARAQQLGIVNRVVAAAELEAETLKIATQLAKAAPLALRGMLDAVNIGGECGIEEGLEYESAQFGLMFSTEDMREGTRAFLERRAPEFRNC, encoded by the coding sequence ATGTCCGACGCACCGGTTTCGATCAACACCCGCGACGGCGTCCGCACCATCACCGTGCAGCGCCCGGAGAAGCTCAACGCGCTCAACCGCCAGACCCTGGAGGCGCTGGACGCCGCGTTCGCGGACGCGGCCACGGCCGCGGACGTGCGCGTGGTGGTGCTGACCGGCGCCGGCCCCAAGGCGTTCGTGGCCGGGGCCGACATCGCCGAGATGAACGGCCTCAGCGCGGTCCAGGGGCGCGACTTCTCGCTGCTCGGGCAGCGCCTGATGCGGCGCATCGAGCGCCTGCCCAGGCCGGTGATCGCCATGGTGAACGGGTTCGCACTGGGCGGCGGGCTGGAACTGGCCATGGCCTGCCACCTGCGCATCGCCGCCGACAGCGCCCGGCTCGGCCAGCCGGAAATCAACCTCGGCCTGATCCCGGGCTTCGGCGGCACCCAGCGCCTGCTGCGCCTGGCCGGCCGCGCCGCCACCCTGGAACTGTGTTTGCTCGGCGCGCCGATCGACGCCGCCCGCGCCCAGCAACTGGGCATCGTCAACCGCGTGGTCGCCGCCGCCGAGCTGGAAGCGGAAACCCTGAAGATCGCCACGCAGCTGGCCAAGGCCGCGCCGCTGGCGCTGCGCGGCATGCTCGACGCGGTCAATATCGGCGGCGAATGCGGCATCGAGGAAGGGCTGGAGTACGAAAGCGCGCAGTTCGGGCTGATGTTCTCCACCGAGGACATGCGCGAAGGCACCCGCGCGTTCCTGGAACGCCGCGCCCCGGAATTCCGCAACTGCTGA